In one window of Temnothorax longispinosus isolate EJ_2023e chromosome 9, Tlon_JGU_v1, whole genome shotgun sequence DNA:
- the Dsx gene encoding doublesex translates to MNKEKKNESTSTDSDCSKTGYKRTTPKCKRCERHGVKNVELKGHKRYCAYQNCGCLICHVVVAEQKLSARNIAMKRALKNEEKEIAPEEIPPMPWFLTNFKKYGFHVLTNYTLQEIQKSGFTVLRDPSKMWYILASLNKCAYDLDAGIKNNAALEFAANISQAIIRQLKIIRRNIVQNITFSFIIIYLIYFPFLFKYNLFPP, encoded by the exons atgaataaagagaaaaagaatgaatCTACGTCAACAGATTCGGATTGTTCTAAAACGGGTTATAAGCGGACAACACCGAAATGTAAGCGATGCGAACGTCACGGAGTGAAGAACGTTGAGCTCAAAGGACACAAGAGATACTGCGCATACCAAAACTGCGGTTGTTTAATATGCCATGTAGTTGTTGCGGAACAGAAATTATCTGCAAGGAACATAGCTATGAAACGAGCGCTTAAGaatgaagagaaagaaatagcacCTGAAGAG ATACCACCAATGCCTTGGTTTTTGACCAACTTCAAAAAGT ATGGCTTTCACGTTTTAACAAACTATACTCTGCAGGAGATACAGAAGTCTGGTTTCACGGTCTTGAGAGATCCTTCAAAGATGTGGTATATCTTAGCCAGCCTCAACAAATGTGCCTATGACTTGGACGcgggaattaaaaataatgccgCTTTGGAATTTGCTGCTAACATCTCTCAAG CTATAATTCGTCAGTTGAAAATTATTCGCCGGAATATCGtgcaaaatataactttttcattcataattatatatttaatatattttccatttttatttaaatataatttatttccaccttga